The DNA region CCGGGCCAGCAGGGCCGCCTTAGTGGCCGCCGGCCTACCCATCCGGCTGTATTTGATCCGCGCCCGGTCGACGTACTGCTTGACGGTGTGCTCGCTGATCCGCATCCGTCGCGCGACCGAGGCCTTGGACATCGACTGGAACCACAGCAGCAGCGCCTCACGTTCCTTGTCCGACAACACCGGTCGGCCCGGCCGTGAGTCGCCGACCATCGCCCCGGCCAGTGCGGGCGCCACGTACGGGCGGTCGCTGGCCGCGGCCAGCACGGTAGCCACACAGTGCTGCCGTCCCTCGTGCTTGGCGAGGAAGGCCACCGCTCCGGCGTCCAGTGCGGCGAGCATGGTCGGCGGATCCGAGTGCTCCGAGTAGACCACCACCCGTCGGCCGGTGGCGCTGAGCTCGGCCAGCTTGTCCAGCACCAGGCGGCCGTGCAGCCGCAGGTCGAGCAGGACGACATCGGCATGGGGGGCGGCCCGCAGCACCGCGTCGGGATCGTCGCCGGTGGCCAGTACGGTCAGCCGCGGCTCGATGGCCAGCCAGGCGCGGATGCCGTCGATGACCACGGGGTGGTCGTCGACGATCGCCACCCCGACCGGCCGCCCCGGCGTCAACGACGCCAGCGGGTCTGCGTCCATCTGATCTCCCCGTCCCGTTCGTAGAGGTGCTCCACCTGCTCGTCGTCCCGCTCCGGTGCCGGCCCGGCGGTGTCCGGGCCGGGCCGGTCCGGGACGACCAGGCTGACCACCACCTCCTCCGGCCCGGCGACGATGGTCAGCCGCGCCCAGTCCCGCTCGTCGGCGAGAGTGCTGGTGAGCGGTTCGGCCAGCCGACGACGAACCTGCACCGGAAGTGCTGGTGGTGTACCGATTGTGACAAGATCGATCGACAGGCCCTCGCGCTCGGCCAGGTCGGCTGCCGCCCGCAGTTCGTGCAGCAGCGGATGGGGCACATCGTCGGATTCGACGATCAGCCGCCGCAGCCGGGCCGCCGCCCGCACGCAGCGGCGCTGGACCTGCGGGTCGGAGGGATCCGCCCGCCCCTGGGCCAGTTCGGTCAACACCTCGGTGGCGGCCTCGCTGGCCACGGCCAGCCGGTCGTGCCGTTCCCTGCGGGCCTGCTCGGCGGCCTCCCGTTCGGCCAGCATCACATTGGCCGCGGCGGCGTTGGCCGCCCGGTCCCGGGAGAGCAGCCCGAGCGCCCGAGCCCCGGCGAAGACCGCCACCGGCAGCGACGAGGTGCCGTAGAGCGCCATAGCGGTGCGAGCCAGGTCGGCCGCCCCGGTGGCGTCGTACCAGACGACTGCGGCCAGCGCGGTGACCCCGTGCGCGGCCAGCAGGGCGAGCAGCCACCGCACCGGCCGGCCCCAGAGCACCACCAGGAAGAACCAGGCCAGGGTGCCCCAGACCCAGTTGGCCGGGCCGAACAGGTGGGCGCGTCCCACCGCGGCGAACACCGCCACGTCGACCGCCAGCAGCAGCCCGGCCAGCGGCGGCAGGGGCAACGGGTCGTCCCGCAACAGCCGCACCCCGGCCAGCAGCCCGACGGCCCCCACCAGCACCCATCCGCCGAGCACCACCTGGGGTGCGGCCAGTTCCGCACGGGTGCCCAACACGGCGGGCAGGGCGATCGTCAGGTGCCAGACCAGCGCGATGGTGACCGCCACGATCCGGGCACCCCGGTCGGAGATGCGGGCCACCGCAGCCGCCGCCTGCCCCACCCCGACCTTCACCGCCGTGGTCGCCGCCCTGCCGTCGTACGCGCCGGCGGTCGGCATGACGCCAGGGGAGAGGCGGACGGCTTCCGGATCAGCCGACATCGGACCACTCCAGCCGGATCCGGGTGCCCTGTCCGGGGGCGGAGTCCACCTCGGCCCGACCGTCGATGCTGGCCATCCGGCCGATGATGGACTCGCGCAGCCCGTACCGGTGGGCGGGGACGGTGGCCGGGTCGAAGCCCGGACCCTCGTCGCGTACCTCGACCACCACCTGGCCGGCGCGGCTGCGCAGGCGCAGCGTGGTGGCGGCACCGGGGGCGTGCCGAGCCGCGTTGGCCAGCGCCGCGTGGGCGCTCTCCGCGATCACCTCGGCGACCGCGGCCGGGAGGGTGCACGGCGGCAGGTCCGCGTTGACCGGCAGGCTCGGCAGGCGGGCCAGGACCTCCCGCAGCCGTTCGTCCAGCCGCCGGGTGGCGTCCGCCGGCACCGACCGGGCCTCGGCCAGGGCGGCCAGGGTA from Micromonospora sp. NBC_01739 includes:
- a CDS encoding response regulator transcription factor; protein product: MDADPLASLTPGRPVGVAIVDDHPVVIDGIRAWLAIEPRLTVLATGDDPDAVLRAAPHADVVLLDLRLHGRLVLDKLAELSATGRRVVVYSEHSDPPTMLAALDAGAVAFLAKHEGRQHCVATVLAAASDRPYVAPALAGAMVGDSRPGRPVLSDKEREALLLWFQSMSKASVARRMRISEHTVKQYVDRARIKYSRMGRPAATKAALLARAIEDGLIRPEEIGIYRSQASTEWPTP